The following is a genomic window from Nicotiana tabacum cultivar K326 chromosome 3, ASM71507v2, whole genome shotgun sequence.
ATGTAGACAATGCTCAGGAGGCACAAGCCAAGAGGATTTGGTAGATTTGTTCTATCTCTTCCCAATACGCACGGACTTACCATGaaattcctctattttcttcCCACATAAGCTCCCAATTTCGATAAGTCTGGGATCCAAAATGAAAGCTCAGAAGAACCAGTCACAAACATTAAGCTTCCTGGAGCCCACTTGATCATAGGTGGCTCAGTATCTGTACTCATCCAACTGGCTACCTAAGAGATGCAGATGGAAGAATAAGATTGGTCAATACAATCAATTAAGCAAAGAGCTATTGTAACTAAGAAGCTTCACCGCTTCTGTATGGAAGAAGCTGCttgaattcttttctttttccaattcgATCTTCAAGTGACACATTCTCCCTCACACTACTAGTATGACTCTCCGCTTACATCATTTCACATCATTTTCTATAGCTATTTATCAATTGTTAATTAACAAGTAATTCAAATTACAAATATTTCAAAGCGACATCTTTGTCAACCCATGCACACACCAAAATGTGGCATGATACGAAAAGAAGTGAACTCCCTAGAAACACTCACAGGGCAAGAGATGCAATTGAAAATAGAAGGGTGTGAGGAAAGGAAACAGTGGTTGACTCATCCCTAAAACTAGCAAAAAGAAAAAGTTGGTCCGTAAAGCATTATATTTCCTTCTGAACAaactccttttatcatttacaAATAAAGTTTCCTGCAAAGAGAATACTAACATTAACCTCCCTCTAAGATTACAGCTAGTGAGTCTTccccaaaaaataattaaattatagtaGCTAGATATACACTTCTTATCACGAGCAAATATAAAGGGTTTGATAATAGCAGATATATGGTTTTGTTCATACCTCTTTGCCACTCCGGACACTCCAAGCATACACACTACCATCACCTGATCCTGCAAAGTAGTTCAAAGCAACATGTTATCTTTCTCTTTTTACCTTCTCGTTCTTTTGGGAGGGGGGTGGGATAAACAAATAAATTTGCTGGAAAAATTTATTTCATTTGGATATGCATCGGAGGattaagagaaaaaagaaaatgaacctAATTGTCTATAAGACAAAAGAATCTGATATTCATATACCCTTCTGGAGTTGATTCTGTCCTAACCCTACACTGGTTTCTGGTTAAGCAGCTTCACGGGCTATAAAATGTCTAGTGATTCTTGCTGCGAGACTACTTTCCCTACCAAAAGACAAGCTGCTAACTAAAGCAATAGATGAATAAGCTTCCGTCTTTCTCCTCTTTTCTCTCTTAAGTTGAATGAAGTTCTTCTAGAAAGATTTAACTAATTTCTAGGGGAAGCTCGAGATCATTTCACCACTAGTACTAAGCACAAAATTTTCGTCATTTTTATTGCACCACTTCTGTGATGAGTACCTTCGATGATTGTACCTGTGAAGACTTTCACAAATGGACTAACGTAATCTAAAAAAAAATATGATCTTAATTTAAAGCAGGAAAAGAGGAGGAATTTTTTAAAGCAAATGCCTATATTCTGCCAGTACGAACTCAATCCATGCAAGTCAATAACATTcacgattttgagaattaataAACTAGCCTCAAGCACAAATTTGTTGTATTTAAAGTTTCTTTAGTCACACACTTAACCCCCCAGCAAAATTCGTGATTTTGATCCCAACTAGTTGTATCTCCGATATGGATCCCTTTGCTTTTATTGCATTCTGCTCTTAGTTAAGTTTGCATTGATTTCTAAAGATTTCAggtaatttgagacaattttcCTTTATGTCATTTTAGGTCTACTTATGTTCTTTGAATTATGTAACACGATAAAAAAATTCTTCATGGGTGGCAATGAGACTTGAACACAGAACCTCTATATGCTCTTATACAACATACAACATTAACTCTAATTATAGGAGCTCTCCAGATATCAATTAAGCAACCAACCAAATTCAAGCAATTTTTCTCCAATTATGCAACCCAGCAATGCACACCCACCACCTACAAATAGAAGGAGGCCCTATAGAAGCGAAGCTTATCATCAGGACCAAACAGTAGTACACAAAATTGCATCCGCATAATAGAATGATCTGTACACCAAGATTTGGAAAGTGAGAGAGACATGATATCCAGAGGACTTGATGCACCATAAAAAGAAAACTGTAGAATGATCTACACACCAAGATTTGGAAAGTGAGAGAGACATAATATCCAGAGGACTTGATGCACCATAAAAAGAAAACTGTAGCAAtacagtgttatcaaaggcgaaaagcgcaaaaaagctctaaggtccaTTGGGGCTTCAAGCGCAAAGCACAAATAAATCAtgggctttaatgaaaaaaggcgcaacgggagaaaaagtaaaaatatgcatGTAGTCTCCAAGACTAATCATTATAAGCATTAATAACAagtatatggacaaagaaattgaaaataatttaagataaagtgaaatatcaattgtttaaggTCGCTTTTTCAAGATTACACTCATTGGCGagaaaagtatgccttagagctTTGATGCAACACTAAAGCGCCCacaaagcgaggcgaagcgctcaacgTGTTTTaagcctcgcttcagggcttaagcgcgcctttgacaacactgtaGCAATATCATAACTTCAAAATGGAAGAACCAGAGGAGTATTAAATAGCAGGAGCCCAGCATGAATATCATGAAGAAACTGTTACCTGATATAACAAACATTCCTTCTGGGCTGAAAGATGCCTCTAATGTTGAACTACTTGAAACAGGCTGCACATTATATGTTGATAACTGCAGAAAAGAGGGTGAAAGCATAATCTATTTAGTGACAACACTACAGAAAAAATCCAAATGCTCCTCTGAACTCAAGGGTGGAAACAACTCACTAGTGTGCCACGAAAAGAATCAAGCACATGAATATGCCCATCCGTAGTTGTCAAAAGCATAAGTCTCCCATCATTACTGAACTTAACGATGTTAGCATCAGACAAATCTCCACCAACAGAGAAAATTTCAAAAGGCCCCTTCAAAGAGTAAAGCAAAAGATGAAATTGACAAATATTATGCATATCAAATGGTAATTCATTTTCATGTATCAGATGCAAAACCTTTTCATAATTGCGTGCATCAAACATCCTTATATATCCTCCAAAAGCAATAGCAAATACAAGTCCTTGCTCATCAATTGCAGTAGCTGGTCTTCCTTGCACTCGAAGAAGGCCCTAAGAACAGTAAACTTAGCAATTAATCAGATAAATGAAAAGAACATTTGGTAAGGATTATAATGTCAATGAGCTGAGGTCTTTACCTGGCATTTATCAGCTCTTTGATCCCAAAGTAGAACAGATCGATCGAGCGAGCCAGAGAGAAAATACTCCTTCCTAGAGCATAAGCTAAGAGACACAACCCTGCAAATGACGAATACAGACCTCACTTTAGGATTGATATTCATTGGAAATCAGATAAAAGTTGATACTGCTGAGAACTGTGCCTGTCACGATGACCCTTGAAATACCGCAAGTACTTGTTGTCATGCAATGAAAGAAGCCGTAGAGATTCTGAAACAGTCCATCAAACAAATTAGTAATTCACTTGTTCTGCTTTGCAAGGATTATGCACAGGAATTTGTGATATTAAAGTACGCCCATACCATCCCAACCATTCTTGGAAGAGTATATAACAGTTGTAGGATGGGAAGTGAAGCTAACAAGATCAACCCCGTACTTTTTGCTGTTAATAGTCTTCAAACATCTGCAGTGACGGATAAATCACATAGCACCTCCAATAACATCGGAAGAAGGCAACAGCAAGATGACATTCCAGAAAAAGAATAAATATCTTATGATAATACAAAATGTGGGAGCAGAAGAGCATTTTGCCAAGTTCCTATGAGAAGCCACCTTTTTGATAGAAAAGAGTTCTATGAGAAGCCAACGTGGTTACTATTGATAGGAAAGTTTAAGTTTAACGCTTGAAAGATTTTTCTGAGTATTTAGGCACATTATATTGCACCATCAACTCTTCTTTTCATGGACCTTAATTAACATCGAtgttattaattttaaaaataataatagtttaTCCATGCAGGCGTTCTGACATGACCTTCTTTTGGCCAAACTGATATATCCACTAATTTAGTTCGTCTTAAAAGCTAAATAAAAAAGGGTGACTTCAAATCGCAAGTGGAAATAACCATAACAATAACTAAACCTTATTCCCAAGCAAGTTAGAGTCAGCTATATGAATTCTTACTACCATGTCGCTCCATTTAACCCCATCTAGAACCAATATTATACCAACTGGAAATGACTAATAGCTGTAAAAGGAATTTAAATAATTACTGGGTGCAGCagcactttttttcttttttggcaaCCAATACGCCATCTTATTGAACATTGCTCTTTTTGGGCAGAGAAAGAATATTAGAACATCTTTAACTTTTCTAATACATCGCTTATTCAGCAACTGAAAGATCTGAACCACAGCCTACGAAGAGAACCAAAAAACAACAACGAATAAAGTATGAACTATTTAAATAATTACATTGccaataaagtaaaagaaagatgCTTACGTTGCATTTGCAACATCATATAGACGAATGGACTCATCATCACTGGCCGTCACCAgataatttgatgttttatgaaaatcCATTGAACTGATCCTACCACTCTGCATGTAGGCAAAATCTATGTCAATATTTCTAAAATGATTTCACAGTCTAGACACTCTAGCAAAGAAAAACAGCATGTTTCACCAAATAGAATATCCTCAGTGACGAGTCCAACTAATAGGAGATAATAAAATTGTATGCAGTTCTAAATACATCAAATGATTCTACACTAGAAAAGTTACACGGTGATCAATCATAGCTCTTGAAAGTTAGTTTATATTACCATTACTCAATCTTTCAAAACACAAAGATAGACCAGAATATGCAATAACTAACAAATAAGGATCATATGACTACAATATTAGAGCTTGTTCTGTTTGTTgtatggaaaaaaataaaaatccccagtatGAACTTCTATACTATTAGTACAATGATTGGTCTTCAGTATAAAACTCTAACTACTACTACAACTCTAAGTTTTCCTGATAAGGTACAAGTTTTTACAACTCTAAATTACTATGTAATACAGAGTTTAGCTtcttaagaaaaaaagaaggttCTGAATAAAACTCTATATACCTAATACTTGCATAACTTATATCGGAACCTATATATTATTTTGTACAGGTAGAATGTGGAATAAGAATACGTGTATTAGCCATACAAGGATTAGGTAATTTGTCTTTTCTGCATAACAATCCATGTATTATTATTCATCACACAAAAACAACCCCTATAGTATAACACCTAAAATACATAACTCGTCCatgaaccaaacgaccccttaatgtAAGAGCTGAACGGGTCTTAATACTTGTCAAATAGAACCAATCTTTTGTGTGCCTGTGtatatttctttccaaaaaattGAGCAATAGATCTGTTTATTTCACTAGCAAGTTCTCCAACTACGTTAACAACCAGTAATGTAATATAACTTTAAAAAAGAAGGTGTATAATGCTCTTATGTATTAGCACTCATCAAAAATCACAAATGATGATAAAACAACTGCTTTAAAccattaaaatttaaatttagctTAGAGAAACAAGATTTTCCCAACTTAAAGGTCAAGCAGCggtcctaataataataataataataataataataataataataataataataataataataataataataataataataataataataataataataataataataataataataataataataataataataataataataataataataataataataataataataataataataataataataataataataataataataataataataataataataataataataataataataataataataataataataataataataataataataataataataataataataataataataataataataataataataataataataataataataataataataaaacaaagagttATAGAAAACGTACATAGTCGCGAAACGTCATGCCGACTTCCATACTCTGTAAGATTTCTTCAGTGATCTCTAGTGAGACCTTGTCTTCTCTCTCAGGTTGTCCACCTGAGTAAAATTTACAATTGTCAACAAGCAACAGTAAAACGAATTAACTCAAGGAGAACTCAAATTGCTTCTGCATCACATTTTAAACTCTACCTGCCATGGTTGTTCTTCAATAACTAGA
Proteins encoded in this region:
- the LOC107811301 gene encoding protein ANTHESIS POMOTING FACTOR 1; its protein translation is MAGGQPEREDKVSLEITEEILQSMEVGMTFRDYSGRISSMDFHKTSNYLVTASDDESIRLYDVANATCLKTINSKKYGVDLVSFTSHPTTVIYSSKNGWDESLRLLSLHDNKYLRYFKGHRDRVVSLSLCSRKEYFLSGSLDRSVLLWDQRADKCQGLLRVQGRPATAIDEQGLVFAIAFGGYIRMFDARNYEKGPFEIFSVGGDLSDANIVKFSNDGRLMLLTTTDGHIHVLDSFRGTLLSTYNVQPVSSSSTLEASFSPEGMFVISGSGDGSVYAWSVRSGKEVASWMSTDTEPPMIKWAPGSLMFVTGSSELSFWIPDLSKLGAYVGRK